One stretch of Streptomyces sp. NBC_01363 DNA includes these proteins:
- a CDS encoding WhiB family transcriptional regulator, with translation MADFSRLPGPNADLWDWQLLAACRGVDSSLFFHPEGERGAARSARENSAKEVCMRCPVRAECAAHALAVREPYGVWGGLTEDEREELMGRARSRLITAAAPSGVPSPSGHG, from the coding sequence ATGGCAGATTTCTCCCGCCTTCCCGGACCCAACGCCGATCTATGGGACTGGCAACTGCTGGCGGCCTGCCGCGGGGTCGACAGTTCGCTGTTCTTCCACCCTGAGGGTGAGCGCGGGGCGGCACGCAGCGCCCGCGAGAACTCGGCGAAAGAGGTCTGCATGCGATGCCCGGTGCGTGCCGAGTGCGCGGCACACGCCCTGGCGGTACGAGAGCCCTACGGGGTGTGGGGCGGACTGACCGAGGACGAGCGCGAGGAGCTCATGGGACGGGCCCGCAGCCGGCTGATCACGGCGGCGGCACCCTCGGGTGTTCCGTCCCCGTCCGGGCACGGCTGA
- the guaB gene encoding IMP dehydrogenase, which produces MTANVDGVPEKFATLGLTYDDVLLLPGASEVLPNAVDTSSRISRNVRVNIPLLSAAMDKVTESRMAIAMARQGGVGVLHRNLSIEDQVNQVDLVKRSESGMVTDPITVHPDATLAEADALCAKFRISGVPVTDQAGKLLGIVTNRDMAFESDRSRQVREVMTPMPLVTGKVGISGVDAMELLRRHKIEKLPLVDEAGVLKGLITVKDFVKAEQYPNAAKDAEGRLLVGAAVGASPEALERAQGLAEAGVDFLIVDTSHGHNSNALNWMAKIKSSVGVDVIGGNVATRDGAQALIDAGVDGVKVGVGPGSICTTRVVAGIGVPQVTAIYEAALAARAAGVPVIGDGGLQYSGDIGKALAAGADTVMLGSLLAGCEESPGELLFINGKQFKSYRGMGSLGAMQSRGQGRSYSKDRYFQADVASDDKLVPEGIEGQVPYRGPLANVLHQLVGGLRQTMGYVGAASIDEMETKGRFVRITSAGLKESHPHDIQMTVEAPNYSRSK; this is translated from the coding sequence ATGACTGCAAACGTCGACGGAGTGCCCGAGAAATTCGCGACGCTCGGGCTGACATACGACGACGTGCTGCTGCTGCCCGGCGCATCCGAGGTGCTGCCCAACGCAGTCGACACCTCGTCCCGCATCTCCCGCAACGTGCGCGTGAACATTCCGCTGCTCTCCGCGGCGATGGACAAGGTCACCGAGTCCCGCATGGCCATCGCCATGGCGCGGCAGGGCGGCGTCGGTGTGCTGCACCGCAACCTGTCGATCGAGGACCAGGTCAACCAGGTCGACCTCGTGAAGCGCTCCGAGTCCGGCATGGTGACCGATCCGATCACCGTGCACCCGGACGCGACGCTGGCCGAGGCCGACGCGCTGTGTGCCAAGTTCCGCATCAGCGGCGTCCCGGTGACCGACCAGGCAGGCAAGCTGCTCGGCATCGTCACCAACCGCGACATGGCGTTCGAGTCCGACCGCAGCCGTCAGGTGCGCGAGGTCATGACGCCGATGCCGCTCGTGACCGGCAAGGTCGGCATCTCCGGCGTCGACGCCATGGAGCTGCTGCGCCGCCACAAGATCGAGAAGCTTCCGCTGGTCGACGAGGCGGGCGTGCTCAAGGGCCTCATCACGGTCAAGGACTTCGTGAAGGCCGAGCAGTACCCGAACGCGGCCAAGGACGCCGAGGGCCGCCTCCTCGTCGGCGCGGCCGTCGGGGCCAGCCCCGAGGCCCTGGAGCGCGCGCAGGGCCTGGCCGAGGCGGGCGTGGACTTCCTCATCGTCGACACCTCGCACGGACACAACAGCAACGCGCTGAACTGGATGGCGAAGATCAAGTCCAGCGTCGGCGTCGACGTCATCGGCGGCAACGTCGCGACGCGTGACGGCGCGCAGGCCCTGATCGACGCCGGTGTCGACGGCGTCAAGGTCGGCGTGGGCCCCGGCTCCATCTGCACCACGCGCGTGGTCGCCGGTATCGGCGTCCCGCAGGTCACCGCGATCTACGAGGCGGCTCTCGCCGCCCGCGCGGCCGGCGTCCCGGTCATCGGCGACGGCGGTCTGCAGTACTCCGGCGACATCGGCAAGGCGCTCGCCGCCGGTGCGGACACGGTCATGCTGGGCAGCCTCCTCGCGGGCTGCGAGGAGTCTCCCGGTGAGCTCCTCTTCATCAACGGCAAGCAGTTCAAGTCGTACCGCGGCATGGGTTCCCTCGGGGCGATGCAGTCCCGCGGGCAGGGCCGCTCCTACTCCAAGGACCGCTACTTCCAGGCCGACGTGGCCTCGGACGACAAGCTCGTGCCCGAGGGCATCGAGGGCCAGGTGCCCTACCGCGGCCCGCTGGCCAACGTGCTGCACCAGCTCGTCGGCGGCCTTCGCCAGACGATGGGCTACGTGGGCGCCGCCTCCATCGACGAGATGGAGACCAAGGGCCGCTTCGTCCGCATCACGTCTGCGGGGCTCAAGGAGAGCCACCCGCACGACATCCAGATGACGGTCGAGGCGCCGAACTACAGCCGCAGCAAGTAG
- a CDS encoding LysR family transcriptional regulator has product MIEARHLRVLRAVAATGSFSAAARELGCTQPAVSQQMKALEASAGTTLLIRTGREMRLTQAGEALVRHASGILAGLTAAEEEVAAIAGLRAGRVRLVSFPSGSSTLVPGALAALREAHPGTRVSLVEAEPPRSVEMLREGDCDIALAFRYGASGTEWDDLVVRPLLTDRLIGLVPEGHRLSRSAAVGIADLAGESWIAGCPRCRRQLVEVCEASGFTPRIDFATDDYPAVVGLVGAGLGVAVLPELAIESVRPKGACTVTVEPVIEREIVALTLPDLAQVPAVAATLDRLSLAAAR; this is encoded by the coding sequence GTGATCGAAGCCCGTCATCTCCGTGTCCTGCGCGCCGTGGCCGCCACCGGCTCGTTCTCCGCCGCCGCTCGCGAACTGGGTTGCACCCAGCCCGCGGTCAGCCAGCAGATGAAGGCGCTGGAGGCCTCCGCGGGCACCACGCTGCTGATCCGTACGGGACGCGAGATGCGGCTCACCCAGGCCGGCGAGGCTCTCGTCCGGCACGCCTCCGGCATCCTCGCCGGCCTCACCGCCGCCGAGGAGGAGGTCGCCGCCATCGCCGGACTGCGGGCCGGCCGGGTCCGGCTCGTCTCGTTCCCCAGCGGCAGCTCCACCCTGGTCCCCGGCGCCCTCGCCGCACTGCGCGAGGCCCACCCCGGCACCCGGGTTTCGCTGGTGGAGGCCGAACCGCCGCGCTCGGTCGAGATGCTCCGCGAGGGCGACTGCGACATCGCGCTGGCGTTCCGGTACGGCGCCTCCGGCACCGAATGGGACGACCTGGTCGTACGCCCGCTGCTCACCGACCGGCTGATCGGCCTGGTTCCCGAGGGCCACCGGCTGTCGCGCTCCGCCGCGGTGGGCATCGCCGATCTGGCCGGGGAGTCGTGGATCGCGGGCTGCCCGCGCTGCCGCCGTCAGCTCGTGGAGGTCTGCGAGGCGTCGGGCTTCACTCCCCGGATCGACTTCGCCACCGACGACTACCCGGCGGTGGTCGGCCTGGTCGGCGCCGGACTCGGGGTGGCCGTGCTGCCGGAGCTGGCGATCGAGTCGGTACGTCCCAAGGGGGCGTGCACCGTGACGGTGGAACCGGTCATCGAGCGGGAGATCGTCGCGCTTACCCTGCCCGACCTGGCCCAGGTTCCGGCGGTGGCGGCCACCTTGGACCGGCTGTCCCTGGCGGCCGCCCGCTGA
- a CDS encoding MOSC domain-containing protein, with amino-acid sequence MRLLTVNAGRPKAVDHTDAPGGMTGIDKRPADGPVHVTDPGPKGTGGSGLAGDAVCDLRHHGGSDQAVYAFAREELDAWERELGRPLANGSFGENLTTRGLDVSGARIGERWRIGPDLVLEVTSGRIPCRTFAGHLDEPRWVRRFTQAAAPGAYLRVIEPGVIRAGDPVEIVHRPDHDVTVQMEFLAATTRRDLLPELLAAGDALHPEALRAALKYVEKSAADG; translated from the coding sequence ATGCGGCTGCTGACCGTGAATGCGGGACGGCCGAAGGCCGTCGACCACACCGACGCCCCCGGGGGCATGACCGGCATCGACAAGCGGCCGGCCGACGGGCCCGTACACGTCACCGACCCCGGGCCCAAGGGCACCGGCGGCAGCGGTCTGGCCGGGGACGCGGTGTGCGATCTGCGCCATCACGGCGGCTCCGACCAGGCGGTGTACGCCTTCGCCCGCGAGGAACTCGACGCGTGGGAGCGGGAGCTCGGCCGCCCGCTGGCCAATGGTTCGTTCGGCGAGAACCTGACGACCCGCGGGCTGGACGTGAGCGGTGCGAGGATCGGCGAGCGCTGGCGCATCGGCCCGGATCTGGTGCTGGAGGTGACGTCGGGCCGGATTCCGTGCCGTACGTTCGCCGGTCATCTCGACGAGCCTCGCTGGGTCAGGCGGTTCACGCAGGCGGCGGCTCCCGGCGCCTATCTGCGGGTGATCGAGCCGGGTGTGATCCGGGCCGGGGACCCGGTCGAGATCGTGCACCGCCCGGACCACGACGTCACCGTGCAGATGGAGTTCCTGGCCGCGACGACCCGGCGGGATCTGCTGCCGGAGCTGCTCGCGGCCGGGGACGCGCTGCATCCCGAGGCGCTGCGTGCCGCTCTGAAGTACGTCGAGAAGTCGGCGGCGGACGGCTGA
- a CDS encoding sigma-70 family RNA polymerase sigma factor produces MRDDETTGIGALVHRAVEGDAQATHDLLAHVHPLALRYCRSRLNRLPGDARHFVEDLAQEVCVAVLMALPRYKDTGRPFEAFVFAIAGHKVADLQRAAMRHPGSTAVPSDEMPERPDDSLGPEERALLSSDAAWAKKLLANLPDNQRELLVLRVAVGLTAEETGQMLGMSPGAVRVAQHRALSRLRALAEQ; encoded by the coding sequence ATGCGCGACGACGAGACGACGGGGATCGGTGCCCTGGTGCACCGTGCCGTCGAGGGCGATGCGCAGGCCACCCATGATCTGCTGGCCCATGTCCATCCTCTCGCTCTGCGCTACTGCAGGTCGCGGCTGAATCGGCTGCCCGGTGATGCCCGCCACTTCGTGGAGGACCTGGCGCAGGAGGTGTGTGTCGCGGTGCTGATGGCGCTGCCGCGCTACAAGGACACCGGCAGACCCTTCGAAGCCTTCGTGTTCGCCATCGCGGGCCACAAGGTCGCCGATCTCCAGCGCGCCGCCATGCGGCACCCGGGATCGACGGCCGTGCCGTCCGACGAGATGCCCGAGCGGCCGGACGATTCGCTCGGGCCCGAGGAGCGCGCCCTGCTCAGCAGCGATGCGGCCTGGGCGAAGAAGCTCCTCGCCAACCTCCCGGACAACCAGCGCGAGCTGCTCGTTCTCCGGGTCGCCGTCGGACTGACCGCAGAGGAGACCGGACAGATGCTGGGCATGTCGCCGGGTGCTGTCCGGGTCGCCCAGCACCGGGCCCTGAGCAGGCTGCGGGCCCTCGCGGAGCAGTGA
- a CDS encoding SDR family oxidoreductase, whose amino-acid sequence MTTALITGATAGIGAAFARRLAADGHNLVLVARDTERLREQATELHDRHGIEAEVLRADLSEDEGIAAVEERLTDRRHPVDLLVNNAGFGNKGHYLDVPMADELKMLKVHCEAVLRLTSAAAAGMRERGRGGVVNVASVAAFVPRGTYGASKAWVVQFTQGAAKDLAGSGVRLMALCPGFVRTEFHQRAGMGTGNIPGWMWLDADKLVEAALTDLARGKSVSVPDPRYKALMGLVKVTPRGLLGGVTSKTGRKYGPQ is encoded by the coding sequence ATGACGACTGCACTGATTACGGGCGCGACCGCGGGGATCGGTGCCGCCTTCGCGCGGCGGCTCGCGGCCGATGGGCACAACCTGGTGCTGGTGGCACGTGACACCGAGCGGCTGCGCGAGCAGGCGACCGAGCTGCACGACCGGCACGGCATCGAGGCCGAGGTACTGAGGGCGGATCTGTCCGAGGACGAGGGGATCGCCGCGGTCGAGGAACGGTTGACGGACCGTCGGCATCCGGTCGATCTGCTGGTCAACAATGCCGGGTTCGGCAACAAGGGCCACTATCTGGACGTGCCCATGGCCGATGAGCTGAAGATGCTGAAGGTGCACTGCGAGGCGGTGCTGCGGCTGACCTCGGCGGCCGCGGCCGGGATGCGGGAGCGCGGCCGGGGCGGGGTGGTCAACGTGGCCTCGGTGGCGGCGTTCGTGCCGCGCGGGACGTACGGCGCGTCCAAGGCGTGGGTCGTGCAGTTCACCCAGGGCGCGGCGAAGGACCTGGCCGGTTCGGGGGTGCGGCTGATGGCGCTGTGCCCGGGGTTCGTACGGACGGAGTTCCACCAGCGGGCCGGGATGGGGACCGGCAACATTCCGGGCTGGATGTGGCTCGACGCGGACAAGCTGGTGGAGGCGGCCCTGACGGACCTGGCACGGGGCAAGTCGGTCTCGGTCCCGGACCCGCGGTACAAGGCGTTGATGGGGCTCGTGAAGGTGACGCCGCGCGGCCTGCTCGGAGGGGTCACCTCCAAGACAGGCCGCAAGTACGGTCCTCAGTGA
- a CDS encoding right-handed parallel beta-helix repeat-containing protein — protein MRHRVTAAALAALTAAGGLTVAGQTAAQAAPTGRTFHVDCAADPAGASGSKQHPWTSLAAANAHTYGPGDRLLFKRGATCTGTLAPTGTGSARAPFTIADYGNGPARARLDGAGAHDVVLLSNTQYVHLRALEITNADNPGSERNGVRLRLTDYGVARGFDISGLYIHDVRGGDYKTVSGSSAIHIAVEGRAKASWYDGLDIGNNRIEDVDREGIYFKSTFSKRDLVGQQQDPNVYPGEWTPSTGVRIHHNTLKSLAGDGMKLDTTSGARVDHNRVDGFQLRSPSANAGIWTFNTDDTTVEYNEVSGGGNTHDGMSFDADGASQNTVFQYNYSHDNKGGFLLICPYSGAKTIGTVARYNVSRDDGARLIQNCWGPILGTEIYNNTFHNKEQIPGYLVQDDAGSPATTQHELAIRNNVFVSEGTGGYAFKNPTAGLSFDHNAFYGIDMTRPNPGGITADPKLRADFRLGAGSPALAAGAVIENNGGKDYFGNALKPGAPNIGAYAGRGVR, from the coding sequence GTGAGACATCGCGTCACTGCTGCGGCGCTCGCGGCCCTGACGGCCGCCGGCGGCCTGACCGTCGCGGGCCAGACCGCCGCACAAGCCGCACCCACCGGCCGTACCTTCCACGTCGACTGCGCCGCGGACCCGGCCGGTGCCTCCGGCAGCAAGCAGCACCCCTGGACCTCGCTCGCCGCGGCCAACGCGCACACCTACGGCCCCGGTGACCGGCTCCTCTTCAAGCGCGGCGCCACCTGCACCGGCACCCTCGCCCCCACGGGCACCGGCTCCGCCCGCGCCCCGTTCACCATCGCCGACTACGGCAACGGCCCGGCCCGCGCCAGGCTCGACGGCGCGGGTGCCCACGACGTCGTCCTGCTCTCCAACACGCAGTACGTGCACCTCAGAGCGCTGGAGATCACCAACGCCGACAACCCCGGCAGCGAGCGCAACGGCGTCCGGCTCCGACTCACCGACTACGGTGTCGCCCGCGGCTTCGACATCTCCGGCCTCTACATCCACGATGTGCGCGGCGGCGACTACAAGACGGTCTCCGGCTCCAGCGCGATCCACATCGCCGTCGAGGGCAGGGCGAAGGCCAGCTGGTACGACGGTCTGGACATCGGGAACAACCGCATCGAGGACGTCGACCGCGAGGGCATCTACTTCAAGTCGACCTTCTCCAAGCGCGATCTGGTCGGTCAGCAGCAGGACCCGAACGTGTACCCGGGGGAGTGGACGCCCAGCACCGGAGTCCGCATCCACCACAACACTCTCAAGTCCCTGGCCGGCGACGGCATGAAGCTCGACACCACCAGCGGCGCCCGCGTCGACCACAACCGGGTCGACGGCTTCCAGCTCCGCTCGCCCTCCGCCAACGCGGGCATCTGGACCTTCAACACCGACGACACGACCGTCGAGTACAACGAGGTCTCGGGCGGCGGCAACACCCACGACGGGATGTCCTTCGACGCCGACGGCGCCTCCCAGAACACCGTCTTCCAGTACAACTACAGCCACGACAACAAGGGCGGCTTCCTGCTGATCTGCCCGTACAGCGGCGCCAAGACCATCGGCACGGTCGCCCGCTACAACGTCAGCCGCGACGACGGTGCCCGCCTCATCCAGAACTGCTGGGGCCCGATCCTCGGCACCGAGATCTACAACAACACCTTCCACAACAAGGAGCAGATCCCCGGCTACCTCGTCCAGGACGACGCCGGCAGCCCCGCCACCACCCAGCACGAACTGGCCATCCGCAACAACGTCTTCGTGAGCGAGGGCACCGGCGGCTACGCCTTCAAGAACCCGACCGCCGGGCTCTCCTTCGACCACAACGCCTTCTACGGCATCGACATGACCCGCCCGAACCCCGGCGGCATCACGGCCGACCCGAAGCTCCGGGCCGACTTCCGGCTCGGCGCGGGTTCGCCCGCCCTCGCCGCCGGAGCCGTCATCGAGAACAACGGCGGCAAGGACTACTTCGGCAACGCACTGAAGCCCGGCGCCCCCAACATCGGCGCCTACGCGGGCCGCGGGGTGCGGTAA
- a CDS encoding carbohydrate ABC transporter permease, translating to MKRARTTRAAAILLGPFFVLFTLVMVLPIGYAVWLSLFTEKQSGLGFGGTETVFSGLDNYTAALGDRAFREGFGVLLGYCLFYIPLLLIGALALALLLDSTLARARRFFQLALFLPHAVPGIIAALIWVYLYTPQLSPVVSAMESGGIGFDFFSPEGALPSIVNIALWEWLGYNMVIFYAALQAIDRSVLEAATVDGAGAWRTALSIKVPLIRSSLVMVALFTVIGSLQLFTEPLILNKGTGSAVSSTWTPNMYAYTAAFERNDYGLAAAASILLALTAALLSFVVTRFTGRKGKKA from the coding sequence ATGAAGCGCGCCCGGACGACCAGAGCCGCCGCCATCCTGCTGGGGCCCTTCTTCGTACTGTTCACCCTGGTGATGGTGCTGCCGATCGGTTACGCGGTCTGGCTCAGCCTGTTCACCGAGAAGCAGTCCGGACTGGGCTTCGGCGGCACCGAGACCGTCTTCAGCGGACTCGACAACTACACGGCGGCCCTGGGCGACCGGGCGTTCCGCGAGGGCTTCGGCGTACTCCTCGGATACTGCCTGTTCTACATTCCGCTGCTGCTCATCGGGGCCCTCGCCCTCGCCCTGCTGCTGGACTCCACGCTGGCCCGCGCCCGCCGGTTCTTCCAGCTCGCGCTCTTCCTGCCGCACGCCGTGCCCGGCATCATCGCCGCGCTGATCTGGGTGTACCTCTACACCCCGCAGCTCAGCCCGGTGGTCAGCGCCATGGAGTCCGGCGGGATCGGCTTCGACTTCTTCTCCCCCGAGGGCGCCCTTCCCTCCATCGTCAACATCGCCCTGTGGGAGTGGCTCGGCTACAACATGGTGATCTTCTATGCCGCGTTGCAGGCCATCGACCGCTCCGTGCTCGAAGCGGCCACGGTCGACGGGGCCGGTGCCTGGCGCACCGCGCTCAGCATCAAGGTCCCGCTGATCCGCTCCTCCCTCGTGATGGTCGCGCTGTTCACGGTCATCGGTTCGCTCCAGCTGTTCACCGAGCCGCTGATCCTCAACAAGGGGACCGGCTCCGCCGTCTCCTCCACCTGGACGCCGAACATGTACGCGTACACCGCGGCCTTCGAGCGCAACGACTACGGTCTCGCCGCGGCCGCCTCCATCCTGCTGGCGCTCACGGCCGCGCTGCTGTCCTTCGTCGTCACCCGCTTCACCGGCCGGAAGGGCAAGAAAGCATGA
- a CDS encoding substrate-binding domain-containing protein, whose amino-acid sequence MRESAAERHDRLLGLVRERGSARVSDLASQLGVSPVTARRDVEELAARGLLDRVHGSVSWPQDTAPGTAAGPGSAGSGLVLGMLAPSSTYYFAEVIRGAHEAAARAGARLILRISDYRPQEDHARTEGLLSAGAEGLLVAPGWQDPGDPAAFGDWIASLPVPTVLLERRPTAGSPLDGLDRVCSDHAHGVLLAVRHLVDLGHGAPLLMARADSPTAVAVRSGYAEALAVLGLRAPQDVIDSVPAELAPDAFEQAVRALREAVLSGVATAALIHNDVDAIQVVQRLAELGVRVPEDLALIAYDDEVAALADTPLTAVAPPKREVGRHATELLVERLGQSAGAPRRHLTLLPQLRVRDSCGARLP is encoded by the coding sequence GTGCGCGAAAGTGCTGCTGAACGTCATGACCGCCTGCTCGGACTGGTACGGGAACGGGGTTCGGCCCGGGTCTCGGACCTGGCCTCGCAGCTCGGCGTCTCGCCCGTGACGGCCCGCCGCGACGTGGAGGAGCTGGCCGCCCGCGGCCTCCTGGACCGGGTGCACGGATCGGTGTCCTGGCCGCAGGACACCGCCCCGGGCACGGCCGCCGGACCCGGCTCCGCGGGCAGCGGCCTGGTCCTCGGCATGCTCGCGCCCTCGTCGACCTACTACTTCGCCGAGGTCATCCGCGGCGCCCACGAGGCCGCCGCCAGGGCCGGGGCCAGGCTCATCCTGCGGATCTCCGACTACCGGCCCCAGGAGGACCACGCCCGCACCGAGGGGCTGCTCTCCGCGGGCGCCGAAGGACTGCTTGTCGCGCCCGGCTGGCAGGACCCGGGCGACCCCGCCGCGTTCGGCGACTGGATCGCCTCGCTGCCCGTGCCGACCGTGCTGCTGGAGCGCAGGCCCACCGCGGGCTCCCCGCTGGACGGCCTGGACCGGGTCTGCTCGGACCATGCGCACGGCGTGCTGCTGGCCGTGCGTCACCTGGTGGATCTCGGGCACGGGGCGCCGCTGCTGATGGCCCGCGCGGACTCCCCGACCGCCGTCGCGGTGCGGTCCGGGTACGCGGAGGCCCTGGCCGTGCTCGGGCTGCGCGCACCGCAGGACGTGATCGATTCCGTACCGGCCGAACTCGCCCCGGACGCCTTCGAGCAGGCCGTGCGGGCGCTGCGCGAGGCGGTCCTCTCGGGGGTGGCGACGGCGGCGCTGATCCACAACGACGTGGACGCGATCCAGGTGGTGCAGCGACTGGCCGAACTGGGCGTGCGGGTGCCGGAGGACCTGGCCCTGATCGCCTACGACGACGAGGTGGCGGCGCTCGCCGACACACCGCTCACGGCGGTGGCACCGCCCAAGCGCGAGGTGGGCCGGCACGCGACGGAACTGCTGGTGGAGCGGCTGGGCCAGAGCGCGGGCGCACCCCGGCGCCATCTGACGCTGCTGCCGCAGCTGCGGGTCAGGGACTCGTGCGGGGCGCGCCTGCCCTGA
- a CDS encoding ABC transporter substrate-binding protein, protein MSRSPSRTSLAVVGTATALALLTACGGSGDDDASAGSDGKPVSITFWGWAKGSKEVVDAFNASHKNIKVVYEEIPSGNAGGYAKISNAVKAGNAPDLVSIEYPQLPEYVSQGALQDIGQYFTDDIKKKLLPQAVELTTLGGKNWAVPFDASPQSFYYRKDLFEKYGVEVPKTWDEFRKAAEKIKKADKKARIGTFFPDDPTTFQAMAWQAGAQWYKPEGDTWKVSTADTATNKVADYWQGLLDDDLIRANASFSPEWTNSLKNGGTVGYLGAAWGAGVLKGTLPEQSGKWAVAPMPSWDGKPASGMLGGSTFAVTKTSKKAEAAVEFATWMSTTEEGIKARIESGTSSAFPAAAALRPVAKKSFDAGFYGGEDIYQVFEGAATSIGPNWNWGPTTGTTNTTMKDQFGKVASGGTTIKDAVKAGHDATVAELKKRGLKVEDAG, encoded by the coding sequence GTGAGCCGCAGTCCGAGCAGAACGTCCCTCGCCGTAGTCGGCACCGCCACCGCCCTCGCCCTCCTCACGGCCTGTGGCGGCAGCGGCGACGACGATGCCTCCGCCGGAAGCGACGGCAAGCCCGTCAGCATCACCTTCTGGGGCTGGGCCAAGGGGTCCAAGGAGGTCGTTGACGCGTTCAACGCCTCGCACAAGAACATCAAGGTGGTGTACGAGGAGATCCCGTCCGGCAACGCGGGCGGATACGCCAAGATCTCCAACGCGGTGAAGGCGGGCAACGCCCCCGACCTGGTCTCCATCGAGTACCCGCAGCTTCCGGAGTACGTCAGCCAGGGCGCGCTCCAGGACATCGGCCAGTACTTCACCGACGACATCAAGAAGAAGCTGCTGCCGCAGGCGGTCGAGCTGACGACGCTCGGCGGCAAGAACTGGGCCGTTCCGTTCGACGCCTCGCCGCAGTCCTTCTACTACCGCAAGGACCTGTTCGAGAAGTACGGCGTCGAGGTCCCCAAGACCTGGGACGAGTTCCGCAAGGCCGCCGAGAAGATCAAGAAGGCCGACAAGAAGGCCCGGATCGGCACCTTCTTCCCCGATGACCCGACCACGTTCCAGGCGATGGCCTGGCAGGCCGGCGCCCAGTGGTACAAGCCCGAGGGCGACACCTGGAAGGTCAGCACCGCCGACACGGCCACCAACAAGGTCGCCGACTACTGGCAGGGTCTGCTCGACGACGACCTGATCCGCGCCAACGCCTCGTTCAGCCCCGAGTGGACCAACTCCCTCAAGAACGGCGGCACCGTCGGCTACCTCGGCGCGGCCTGGGGCGCGGGTGTCCTCAAGGGCACGCTGCCCGAGCAGAGCGGCAAATGGGCCGTCGCCCCGATGCCCAGCTGGGACGGCAAGCCCGCCAGCGGCATGCTCGGCGGCTCCACCTTCGCGGTGACGAAGACCAGCAAGAAGGCCGAGGCCGCGGTCGAGTTCGCCACCTGGATGTCGACCACCGAGGAAGGCATCAAGGCCCGGATCGAGTCCGGCACTTCGAGCGCCTTCCCGGCCGCGGCGGCGCTGCGCCCGGTGGCCAAGAAGTCCTTCGACGCCGGCTTCTACGGCGGCGAGGACATCTACCAGGTGTTCGAGGGCGCCGCGACATCGATCGGCCCGAACTGGAACTGGGGCCCGACGACCGGCACGACGAACACCACCATGAAGGACCAGTTCGGCAAGGTCGCGAGCGGTGGCACCACCATCAAGGACGCCGTGAAGGCCGGGCACGACGCCACGGTCGCCGAGCTGAAGAAGCGCGGTCTGAAGGTCGAGGACGCAGGCTGA
- a CDS encoding response regulator transcription factor, with protein sequence MTSVLVCDDSPLAREALRRAVATVPGVERVTTAANGEEVLRRWGADRSDLILMDVRMPGLGGVETVRRLLSADPGARIIMLTVAEDLDGVALAVAAGARGYLHKDASRAELRATVTQALADPTWRLAPRRLRSAEMGAAPTLTAREIQVLEGMSHGRSNAEIGRELFLSEDTVKTHARRLFKKLGASDRAHAVALGFRWGLVR encoded by the coding sequence ATGACATCCGTCCTCGTCTGCGACGACTCCCCGCTTGCCCGAGAAGCGCTCCGTCGCGCGGTCGCGACCGTGCCCGGCGTCGAGCGGGTGACGACGGCGGCCAACGGCGAGGAAGTCCTCCGCCGCTGGGGTGCCGATCGTTCGGATCTGATTCTGATGGACGTACGCATGCCCGGTCTCGGAGGTGTGGAGACGGTCCGGCGGCTGCTCTCCGCCGACCCCGGGGCCAGGATCATCATGCTGACCGTCGCCGAGGACCTGGACGGTGTCGCGCTCGCGGTCGCCGCCGGTGCCCGCGGCTATCTGCACAAGGACGCCTCCCGTGCGGAGCTGCGCGCCACCGTCACCCAGGCGCTGGCCGATCCGACGTGGCGGCTCGCCCCGCGTCGGCTGCGGTCGGCCGAGATGGGTGCGGCGCCGACGCTCACGGCGCGTGAGATCCAGGTGCTCGAAGGGATGAGCCATGGCCGTTCGAACGCCGAGATCGGACGTGAGCTGTTCCTCTCGGAGGACACGGTGAAGACGCACGCCAGGCGTCTGTTCAAGAAGCTCGGCGCCTCGGACCGGGCGCACGCCGTGGCGCTCGGCTTCCGCTGGGGCCTGGTCCGCTGA